The Proteobacteria bacterium CG1_02_64_396 DNA window TCGGAGCGCCGCGTTGCACCACCGCGATCATGGCGCGGGCGACCTGCTCCGAGGTACCAACCATGTTGGGAAAGAGTCGACGCAGGATCCCCCAGAAGGGGCGGGTGAAGGTGTAGAGCCAGCGGTACGAGTCGGTTTTGGACTTCACCCCGTGCATGGGGACGATGAAGCCGGGCCGGAACACCACCCCCTTGAACGGCAGCGCCAAAACGGCGTTTTCGGTCGCCCCCCGCACCCGAGCCCACATCACCGAGCCCTTCTCGCTGCTGTCGGCCCCGGCCCCGGAGCCGTAGACGAAGGTCATGTTGGGGTTGAGCGCCGCCAGCGCCTCGGCTGCCGCTAGGGTGTAGTCATAGGTGACGCGGCGGTAGTCGGCATCACTCATGCCCGACGAGGTCACTCCAACCAGGTAGAAACAGCCGTCATACCCCCGCCAAACCGCTTCCAACGGCTTGAAATCAAGAAAATCGGTGTGGATCTGCTCTTGGTATTTGGGGTGGGTGAAGCCGCTGGGCTTGCGCACGATGGCCAAGATGCTTTCGACGTTGGGATCGAGCAGGCACTCGCGCAGCGCCGCCTGGCCGATCATGCCGCTGGAACCGAAGAGGATGATGTTCATGGGTTCTTTCTGGGTCGATTGCGTGGGAGTCAATGCCCCTTGAGCGGTAGGAGCGCCCCCCTCGGCGCGATGCCTTTCTGCCCATGGGGTCAACCTGGTTGTTGGGTCGATACCGGCTTCCCCTTCACCTCGTTGGGGTTTAGGGGCACCGGAACGACGCCTCACCCCCCCTTTAGCCCGCGCTCGAACCGCCGGTATGGCTGAGCACGCTGCTGAGCGAGTTGAGTTTCTGGCGGATGCGCAGCAGGTCGCTGGCGAGGTTCTTCAGGTGGTTGGCGTAGACGCCGTCCTTGTCGCCATTGAGCACCACGGTCGGCTCGAACCAGGTATCGCGCAGCTCATGAATGATCGAGGCTATCAGTTCCCCGCCGTCGTTTTTCTGCAAGACCGTTTGAAAGTCCCGCTGCACCGCTTGCATCTCGATGTACATCGCGTAGGCGACCCCCTTGCTGTAGTAGAAACGGTCGTCGGTCTCCAGCCAGCCCAGGGTTTCGTCGGTCAGGCTGGTGGTGGCGGCGCCGAGCAAAGAGGCGTATTGATCCAGCAGTTGGATCAGGTTGTCGGAGCGGGGATAAAACTTGGCCTGATCTGAGTTCAGCCGCTCGACATACCGCGCCAACGCAGAGGATGCCTCGTTCATGCGGCCTTCATAGGAGGGGAAGATCCATTTGTGGGGGTCGTTGCTGTAGAACTCGAAGGCCCGCTTCACGTCGTCGTCGATCTGGTCGGTAGTGCGTTGACGCGAAAGGTCGTCGCGCAGCACCCGCACCGAAAAACGGATGGTTTCGATGACCCCGAGCTGGAAGTTCTGCTTGTTGTCGAGCCAGGCGGTGAGCGGCAGGTAGTCGTTGGGGGTCCAGCCGGTGAAGGAGTCGAGTTCGGTTTGGGCCAGCGTCCGGTTCACCTCCACAAAATTCACCCCCTCGGCCCCCTCCAGCGGCGGCGTGAACGGCTCGCTTTGACGGGAGCCGACGTAGCCCCATGCCGAAAGCAGCACAAGCAACGCCACGCTCCCCACGGCGGCAAGGGCCTTGTTGGCCAGGGTTTCCCGCAGGGTGTCCAGGATGTTTTCCAGTGTCGGGTTCATCGTTGTTCGTCCTCTGTCTGCCGTGCCGTATTCACGAAAAGTCTGGGAGAGAGAGGTTATAGGGTGTGGGGGTGGGGGTGAAGTCATCCCCGCTCAGGCGGGGATCCAGCAAGGCGTTTCAAGCGGGGAGGTCGATTCGCTGGGGACGGCTGACGCAGCGCGGCGGTGTTCCCCCTTTGTTCCTCTCCCGCCCCCCCCGCCACCACTGGATCCCCGTTTAGCGCGGGGATGACGCCGAGGGGACGGAAGGGCAAGCGGGAGACTCATCCCTCCGCTGCCCCCGACGGCAACCTTTTTGAAGAGCCGAAATTGTAGGCTCGGACCCCATGCGCGAACGGCGGGCCAAGGGTTGCCCACAGGCACGGATGTTCGGTGACCGGAGCGGTGGGATTACGCGGTATGGCAGCAAAGAGGACCGGTAGCCGATTCGGTGCGAACCGTGATATACAGAATCGGTATAGCACGGACCCTGAATGGGAAGGCACCAATGGGGAAAGCCAAGATATTTCGGGAGGTAGAGGGGCTATGAGGTCTTCGGGGGGCGCACTTCTGAAGTCGT harbors:
- a CDS encoding epimerase, producing MNIILFGSSGMIGQAALRECLLDPNVESILAIVRKPSGFTHPKYQEQIHTDFLDFKPLEAVWRGYDGCFYLVGVTSSGMSDADYRRVTYDYTLAAAEALAALNPNMTFVYGSGAGADSSEKGSVMWARVRGATENAVLALPFKGVVFRPGFIVPMHGVKSKTDSYRWLYTFTRPFWGILRRLFPNMVGTSEQVARAMIAVVQRGAPKRVLEVRDINGLG